The sequence TGGAGGGAAACATCTTCAAAATACTCCATTTAGTGGTTGGAAACAATAAGGGAAAGTAGGGAACTTATAAAAACATTATTAGCTTTCTCATAGATAATCCCTAGGAAAGAGAAGAATTTTCTCAAAAAAATGGCATAGATTCAATATACAAAAGAAATGACCAAAGCATACattgtagaagttgatgatgcaACCACGTGAGCCAATAATCATCTACAAGCAAAAAACcaagcaaagataatatgctctataacaaccatctgaattttgtattattgcacaaacaatattggagACACAATTACAATAAATGAGTGAacccttataaaggatgaatgaaaccatgGGTgcaaaaccctaatgctaaaatttGGAAAATTAAGGAAAtgtaaagtaggagctaaattaagatcAACTACAACTTGAAAAGCAAACTCTATCTATaacaaaaagcacctaagtttagcttaagtaaaaaaataataaatgacctaactaataaataattagataaatgtgTCCTAATCACTCCAACACGCCCCTTAAGATTAACTTGGGATAAGTTAAAGAGCtaatatgaatgcaaaatgcatgcatgaatgagttcTGACAACAAAGGCCTAATTAAGTACTCATGTACAAATCAATGCATCTCTCGTAAatgtagaaaaggagaaaaacctagtGGGAGAAACCTTtctccaaaagagaaaagaaatggaaaaaaaagtACATGTAACAAGCATGAAGGACTCAAGATGTCCCCCACGACTGAATCGGTCACATAAGTACAATCAAGATTCCCCCCATAGGAGAGAAAGTAAGAGACAATGTATCCCCCTTAACATGGTTTAGATTAGAAAAATAAACATTGATATAATTGAGAAACTACTGTTACAAAGAGTCGATCACACTAATAGTACCAGCTACATGTAAAAACTTGggaaaaataaaaagaagaaataTTCTTATAGAGTTTAAATGTGAGACAATGTGTATATGGGACTAAGAGGTTTATGACAATAGGGAACCACCCTTGAAGTTTGAATTTGTGACTTCTCCtctaagaataaataaataaaaatatctattaacataaataagaaaataaaaactaTTTGATGCATTAGTCGAGAGCATCTTCAGGGCGGGGAATATCTTGGTCTGCAAGTGATTCCATGCGCCAATGGCGGTCGAGGCTCTGCACCATCCCCTTATTCTTCTCAATCCACCATGACCCAGGAACTAACTCTTCCTCCTTCAACCAATCCAGATGCTTGTTCACCAAAGCAACATCTCGATCCACCACCAGCTTAAAGTCCCCCTTCCCCTGCATCCCCGCCGCAGCATGCAAATACGCGTCCAGGTTATGCCAGTTACTGGCATTGCCAGAATCCTTAAGGAAGGGCGAATCGCCCGTATTGGTTTTAATCTCCACACCCACATCCTCATACCCAACCACGGGATAAAGCGGTACCAAATCAGGGGAATTCTTAACTCTCAGTATTTTAAGCTCTGGAAGCAATTTCACCACGCTCTGCTTGAATTCAGAATTCCCCACCTTTGGGCTGGCGAAGGCAATGACAGTCACAGGAATGGGCGATCCTCCATCATTCAATCGATTCAACCCATTTATAACAATATCGAATCCACAGAGCGTCGCCAGAGCAGCCCCCAGGCTATGCCCAGTAAGAGTTATGCTCAATTCATGCCTCTCATATTTAAAAACCTCAAGCAGCTGCTTCAATTCAGCAAAAACCTGGTCTCTGGCGCTGCTCTTATTGAATGGCGACTTGGGATCATCCGAAGTATAGATTTCAAACCAGCCCCTGTGAACTTTCACCCCTCCGCCTCTCACAGCCTTATCAACGCTCTCATCCAGAAAACTACTTCCTCCGACCGGGAGGAGACTCGAAATCGGAACCTGCTGGGGGTTAAAATCCTCAATCCACTCCAATGTCTGCACACTTCCCCTCCATGAAATGGTGATATCTCGACGACCGTATTTCGACATGGGACCGCCCTGTGAAGT is a genomic window of Cryptomeria japonica chromosome 7, Sugi_1.0, whole genome shotgun sequence containing:
- the LOC131028910 gene encoding phospholipase A1-II 1-like codes for the protein MAAMGVGEIARRWRLLQGSNNWAGLLDPLDLDLRKNILLYGDHAQATYDTFNSERRSKYAGSSRYGKRDFFNRVGLTNNGYQISRFLYATSKITVPEAFLIRSLSREAWSSESNWMGYVAVTSQGGPMSKYGRRDITISWRGSVQTLEWIEDFNPQQVPISSLLPVGGSSFLDESVDKAVRGGGVKVHRGWFEIYTSDDPKSPFNKSSARDQVFAELKQLLEVFKYERHELSITLTGHSLGAALATLCGFDIVINGLNRLNDGGSPIPVTVIAFASPKVGNSEFKQSVVKLLPELKILRVKNSPDLVPLYPVVGYEDVGVEIKTNTGDSPFLKDSGNASNWHNLDAYLHAAAGMQGKGDFKLVVDRDVALVNKHLDWLKEEELVPGSWWIEKNKGMVQSLDRHWRMESLADQDIPRPEDALD